In Thermodesulfobacteriota bacterium, the genomic stretch TCTTCACGCCGAAGTGGCGTATCGAGTCCTTGGGTTCTATGAATGTGCGGCCCACGTAATGGTTCCTCACGATGCCCTTGTCAAAGGGTATGCCGGAGGCCTCGGCATACCCTATCGCGGCAGGGACGCCGGAGTCAGGCACCGGCACGACCACGTCCGCCTCGACCGGGTGCTCCATTGCGAGCCTCGCGCCGAGTTTTTTCCTGACCGCGTGCACATTGGCCCCGAATATCTTCGAGTCGGGCCTTGCGAAATATATGAACTCGAAGACGCAAGGGGTGTACTTGACAGCGGGAAACGGCTTGTAGGACGCTATGCCGCTTCCGTCTATGACGACTATCTCGCCTGGCTCTATTTCCCTGACGTACTCGGCCTCTATGAGGTCGAAGGCGCAGGTCTCGGACGCCACGACCCACGCGCCCTTGAGCCTGCCGAGCGATAGTGGCCGGAAGCCATGCGGGTCCCTTGCCGCTATCATGGCCTTCTCCGTGAGGAAAAGGAGCGAATACGAGCCGAGCACCCTCCTAAGCGAGGCGGTTATCCTGTCCACGAGCGAGTTCTCCTTGCTGGAGGCCAGGAGGTGGACGATTATCTCGGTGTCCATCGAGGACTGGAAGATGGAGCCGTAGGCCTCGAACTCGGCCCTGAGTATCTGCGCGTTTACGATGTTGCCGTTATGGGCGACCGCTATCCCGCCCCTCGAATACTCGACGACAAAAGGCTGCGCGTTCCTTATATGGGACTCTCCGGTGGTCGAATAACGGACGTGCCCTATGGCGGAGCTGCCGTGGAGGCGCTCGATGTCGGCCTCGGTAAAGACGTCGGCAACGAGGCCCATTCCCTTGTGCGAATATATCCGCTCGCCGTCGGTCGATGCTATGCCGGAGCTCTCCTGCCCCCTGTGCTGGAGCGAGTAGAGGCCGAGATACGCGAGATTGGCGGCCTCGGGGTGTCCGTAG encodes the following:
- the purF gene encoding amidophosphoribosyltransferase; the protein is MSPFRKDRFNDECGVFGIYGHPEAANLAYLGLYSLQHRGQESSGIASTDGERIYSHKGMGLVADVFTEADIERLHGSSAIGHVRYSTTGESHIRNAQPFVVEYSRGGIAVAHNGNIVNAQILRAEFEAYGSIFQSSMDTEIIVHLLASSKENSLVDRITASLRRVLGSYSLLFLTEKAMIAARDPHGFRPLSLGRLKGAWVVASETCAFDLIEAEYVREIEPGEIVVIDGSGIASYKPFPAVKYTPCVFEFIYFARPDSKIFGANVHAVRKKLGARLAMEHPVEADVVVPVPDSGVPAAIGYAEASGIPFDKGIVRNHYVGRTFIEPKDSIRHFGVKIKLNAISDIISGKRVVVIDDSIVRGTTSRKIIKMIRAAGAKEVHMRISSPPTICPCYYGIDTPRRDELIAAAQGVEEITRYITSDTLGYLSVEGLYQAVREAGGSFCDACFTGRYPVDVLSAQAPQLALFK